One window of the Rhipicephalus sanguineus isolate Rsan-2018 chromosome 4, BIME_Rsan_1.4, whole genome shotgun sequence genome contains the following:
- the LOC119389765 gene encoding calcium release-activated calcium channel protein 1 isoform X1 yields MNIPPGAEILWTDSIGDRPNIVQELVIQSLVKEMSKPENNINALSWRRLHLSRAKLKASSRTSALLSGFAMVALVEIQLSKSIPKELLVAFSVCTTLLVSVHMLALMISTCILPNLEAVASVHGIAAVSESPHEKMHLYIETAWAFSTVFGILLFMAEIAILSWVVFHDYSRQAALAATIILIPVAIVFVIFAVHFYRQLVTHKFEQSVMSVKELENMVSQLQDGGGTSADNGASLLSV; encoded by the exons ATGAATATCCCTCCCGGAGCAGAGATTTTATGGACTGACTCTATCGGAGACCGCCCCAATATCGTACAGGAACTGGTCATTCAGTCGTTGGTGAAGGAAATGAGCAAGCCGGAGAACAACATCAACGCTCTGTCCTGGCGGAGGCTACATCTCAGCAGGGCAAAGCTCAAGGCTTCCAGCAGAACGTCAGCTCTTCTCTCTGGATTCGCGATG GTGGCTCTGGTAGAGATCCAGCTGAGCAAGTCCATCCCAAAAGAGCTGCTGGTTGCGTTCAGTGTGTGCACAACGCTGCTCGTCTCGGTGCACATGCTGGCACTCATGATCTCGACCTGCATCCTGCCCAACTTGGAGGCCGTGGCCAGCGTGCACGGCATAGCCGCGGTCTCCGAGTCGCCCCACGAGAAGATGCACCTCTACATCGAGACGGCCTGGGCATTCTCCACTGTCTTCGGCATCTTGCTCTTCATGGCAGAGATCGCCATTCTCTCCTGGGTCGTCTTCCACGACTACAGCCGGCAGGCAGCCCTTGCGGCCACCATCATCCTCATACCCGTCGCCATAGTGTTCGTCATCTTTGCAGTGCACTTCTACCGACAGCTTGTTACCCACAAGTTTGAGCAGTCGGTGATGAGCGTCAAAGAACTTGAGAACATGGTCAGCCAACTTCAAGACGGGGGCGGGACCAGCGCCGACAATGGAGCGTCGCTTCTCAGTGTTTGA
- the LOC119389765 gene encoding calcium release-activated calcium channel protein 1 isoform X2, whose product MSKPENNINALSWRRLHLSRAKLKASSRTSALLSGFAMVALVEIQLSKSIPKELLVAFSVCTTLLVSVHMLALMISTCILPNLEAVASVHGIAAVSESPHEKMHLYIETAWAFSTVFGILLFMAEIAILSWVVFHDYSRQAALAATIILIPVAIVFVIFAVHFYRQLVTHKFEQSVMSVKELENMVSQLQDGGGTSADNGASLLSV is encoded by the exons ATGAGCAAGCCGGAGAACAACATCAACGCTCTGTCCTGGCGGAGGCTACATCTCAGCAGGGCAAAGCTCAAGGCTTCCAGCAGAACGTCAGCTCTTCTCTCTGGATTCGCGATG GTGGCTCTGGTAGAGATCCAGCTGAGCAAGTCCATCCCAAAAGAGCTGCTGGTTGCGTTCAGTGTGTGCACAACGCTGCTCGTCTCGGTGCACATGCTGGCACTCATGATCTCGACCTGCATCCTGCCCAACTTGGAGGCCGTGGCCAGCGTGCACGGCATAGCCGCGGTCTCCGAGTCGCCCCACGAGAAGATGCACCTCTACATCGAGACGGCCTGGGCATTCTCCACTGTCTTCGGCATCTTGCTCTTCATGGCAGAGATCGCCATTCTCTCCTGGGTCGTCTTCCACGACTACAGCCGGCAGGCAGCCCTTGCGGCCACCATCATCCTCATACCCGTCGCCATAGTGTTCGTCATCTTTGCAGTGCACTTCTACCGACAGCTTGTTACCCACAAGTTTGAGCAGTCGGTGATGAGCGTCAAAGAACTTGAGAACATGGTCAGCCAACTTCAAGACGGGGGCGGGACCAGCGCCGACAATGGAGCGTCGCTTCTCAGTGTTTGA